In Nicotiana tabacum cultivar K326 chromosome 2, ASM71507v2, whole genome shotgun sequence, the following proteins share a genomic window:
- the LOC107785043 gene encoding G-type lectin S-receptor-like serine/threonine-protein kinase At4g27290 isoform X1 — protein MKGRPSLVFCSIFFSILIISTALDTITTDKPIRDGDTIVSAGGVYELGFFSPGNSKNRYVGIWYKKISPRTVVWVANRNIPLNDTSGVLTLRPNGILVLINSSNASIWSSNSSRSLKNAEARLLDSGNLVVSDGNDRDPEINFAWQSFDYPGNTLLPGMKLGRNLVTGMDWYISSWKSTDDPAPGECIERLDSHGYPQFFVWKNSSIVFSTGPWNGIAFSSSPNIKPTIYYTFGFVINQQEIYFKYELNEPLPTRIVINQAGTVDQLTWIERSHSWLLYVATQSDTCDRFSLCGPYASCNINNSPPCDCLQGFEPRYPNQWYAADWSSGCVRRTPLACNQDGFLKLTGIKMPNSRHSWYNQSMDLEGCKKMCLAYCNCTAYSNLDVRNGGSGCLLWFGELIDIRELSHIEQDLFVRVAASELDSDGNRRRKRSALIAIISAVVAAFILSFVAWFSFQRKNRRTEKYTRGAEVGNEDPELPLFDLVTVTSATKNFSSANVIGEGGFGPVYKGILPNGQDIAVKRPSKYSGQGVQELKNEIVLISKLQHRNLVKLLGCCLEGEERMLIYEFMPNTSLDYFIFDPSRDPSLPWKNRFEIAMGISRGLLYLHQDSRFRIIHRDLKTSNILLDSDLNAKISDFGLAKSFGGDQMEGKTKRVIGTYGYMSPEYAVDGKYSVKSDVFSIGVIILEIISGRRNRKFRHLEHHHNLLGHAWLLWNEGKALELMDECLKESFSESQVLRCIQVGLLCVQKLPEDRPTMASVVFWLGNEGLALPQPKQPGFFIERNSMESTESAEFIS, from the exons ATGAAAGGGCGACCTTCTTTAGTTTTTTGCTCCATTTTTTTTTCCATCTTAATAATTTCCACAGCATTAGACACGATCACTACAGATAAACCCATTAGAGATGGTGACACAATTGTTTCAGCTGGTGGAGTTTATGAACTTGGATTTTTCAGCCCTGGAAATTCCAAGAATCGCTATGTTGGGATATGGTACAAGAAGATATCACCTAGAACTGTCGTCTGGGTTGCCAACAGAAACATTCCTCTGAATGACACTTCAGGAGTGTTAACACTAAGACCCAATGGAATTCTTGTACTTATCAACAGTTCCAATGCTTCAATTTGGTCATCAAACTCGTCAAGATCCTTAAAGAATGCAGAAGCACGGCTCCTGGACTCTGGGAACCTTGTTGTCAGTGATGGAAATGATAGAGATCCTGAAATTAATTTCGCGTGGCAGAGTTTTGATTATCCAGGTAATACTTTATTACCTGGCATGAAGCTTGGACGTAACTTGGTTACGGGCATGGATTGGTACATATCGTCATGGAAGAGCACCGATGATCCTGCTCCTGGTGAATGTATAGAACGTCTTGATTCTCATGGATACCCGCAATTTTTCGTGTGGAAAAATTCGTCTATAGTATTTAGCACAGGGCCATGGAATGGTATTGCATTTAGTTCTAGTCCTAATATTAAGCCAACTATATATTACACTTTCGGGTTTGTCATTAACCAGCAGGAAATTTACTTCAAATATGAGCTTAATGAGCCCCTGCCCACCAGGATTGTGATCAACCAGGCTGGGACGGTAGATCAACTAACATGGATTGAGCGCAGTCACAGCTGGTTACTCTACGTGGCAACACAATCTGATACTTGTGATCGTTTTTCTTTATGTGGTCCTTATGCTAGTTGCAACATCAATAACTCTCCTCCATGTGACTGTTTACAAGGTTTTGAACCTAG GTATCCTAATCAATGGTATGCAGCGGACTGGTCTAGTGGTTGTGTAAGGAGAACTCCTTTGGCTTGTAACCAAGATGGTTTTCTTAAATTGACGGGTATTAAGATGCCGAATTCTAGACACTCGTGGTATAATCAGAGCATGGACCTTGAAGGATGCAAAAAAATGTGCTTGGCTTATTGCAATTGTACAGCCTACTCAAATCTTGATGTTAGAAATGGCGGAAGTGGATGCTTACTCTGGTTTGGAGAACTCATTGATATTAGAGAGTTGAGCCACATTGAGCAAGACCTGTTCGTGAGAGTCGCTGCTTCAGAATTAG ACTCAGACGGGAATCGGAGGAGAAAGAGGTCAGCCCTGATTGCGATCATTTCAGCAGTGGTAGCAGCTTTTATCCTCAGCTTTGTAGCTTGGTTTTCCTTCCAAAGAAAGAACAGAAGAACAGAAAAATATACTAGAG GTGCAGAAGTTGGAAACGAAGATCCCGAGTTGCCATTGTTTGATTTAGTTACTGTTACTAGTGCCACTAAAAACTTCTCTTCTGCTAATGTGATTGGTGAGGGTGGCTTTGGACCAGTTTACAAG GGTATCCTACCAAATGGACAAGATATAGCAGTAAAGAGGCCATCAAAGTATTCTGGACAAGGCGTTCAAGAGTTAAAAAATGAAATCGTTCTCATTTCCAAGCTGCAGCACAGGAACCTTGTCAAGCTTTTGGGCTGTTGCCTTGAAGGAGAAGAAAGGATGCTAATCTATGAGTTTATGCCAAACACGAGCTTGGACTATTTCATTTTTG ATCCAAGCAGAGATCCCTCACTTCCATGGAAGAACCGCTTTGAAATTGCTATGGGAATATCTCGAGGTCTTCTTTATCTTCACCAGGACTCAAGATTTAGAATTATTCATAGAGACCTCAAGACCAGCAACATTTTATTAGATAGTGACTTGAATGCCAAAATTTCTGACTTCGGCCTTGCCAAAAGTTTTGGCGGAGACCAAATGGAAGGAAAAACTAAGAGAGTAATAGGGACATA TGGATATATGTCCCCAGAATATGCTGTTGATGGGAAATATTCAGTAAAATCAGATGTATTCAGTATTGGCGTAATCATTCTAGAAATAATTAGTGGCAGAAGGAACAGGAAATTTCGTCATTTGGAACATCATCACAATCTTTTGGGACAT GCATGGTTACTTTGGAATGAAGGCAAAGCGTTGGAACTGATGGACGAATGTTTGAAAGAATCATTTTCAGAATCTCAAGTATTGAGATGCATTCAGGTTGGTTTGTTGTGCGTCCAAAAACTGCCAGAGGATA
- the LOC107785043 gene encoding G-type lectin S-receptor-like serine/threonine-protein kinase At4g27290 isoform X2, producing MKGRPSLVFCSIFFSILIISTALDTITTDKPIRDGDTIVSAGGVYELGFFSPGNSKNRYVGIWYKKISPRTVVWVANRNIPLNDTSGVLTLRPNGILVLINSSNASIWSSNSSRSLKNAEARLLDSGNLVVSDGNDRDPEINFAWQSFDYPGNTLLPGMKLGRNLVTGMDWYISSWKSTDDPAPGECIERLDSHGYPQFFVWKNSSIVFSTGPWNGIAFSSSPNIKPTIYYTFGFVINQQEIYFKYELNEPLPTRIVINQAGTVDQLTWIERSHSWLLYVATQSDTCDRFSLCGPYASCNINNSPPCDCLQGFEPRYPNQWYAADWSSGCVRRTPLACNQDGFLKLTGIKMPNSRHSWYNQSMDLEGCKKMCLAYCNCTAYSNLDVRNGGSGCLLWFGELIDIRELSHIEQDLFVRVAASELDSDGNRRRKRSALIAIISAVVAAFILSFVAWFSFQRKNRRTEKYTRGAEVGNEDPELPLFDLVTVTSATKNFSSANVIGEGGFGPVYKGILPNGQDIAVKRPSKYSGQGVQELKNEIVLISKLQHRNLVKLLGCCLEGEERMLIYEFMPNTSLDYFIFDPSRDPSLPWKNRFEIAMGISRGLLYLHQDSRFRIIHRDLKTSNILLDSDLNAKISDFGLAKSFGGDQMEGKTKRVIGT from the exons ATGAAAGGGCGACCTTCTTTAGTTTTTTGCTCCATTTTTTTTTCCATCTTAATAATTTCCACAGCATTAGACACGATCACTACAGATAAACCCATTAGAGATGGTGACACAATTGTTTCAGCTGGTGGAGTTTATGAACTTGGATTTTTCAGCCCTGGAAATTCCAAGAATCGCTATGTTGGGATATGGTACAAGAAGATATCACCTAGAACTGTCGTCTGGGTTGCCAACAGAAACATTCCTCTGAATGACACTTCAGGAGTGTTAACACTAAGACCCAATGGAATTCTTGTACTTATCAACAGTTCCAATGCTTCAATTTGGTCATCAAACTCGTCAAGATCCTTAAAGAATGCAGAAGCACGGCTCCTGGACTCTGGGAACCTTGTTGTCAGTGATGGAAATGATAGAGATCCTGAAATTAATTTCGCGTGGCAGAGTTTTGATTATCCAGGTAATACTTTATTACCTGGCATGAAGCTTGGACGTAACTTGGTTACGGGCATGGATTGGTACATATCGTCATGGAAGAGCACCGATGATCCTGCTCCTGGTGAATGTATAGAACGTCTTGATTCTCATGGATACCCGCAATTTTTCGTGTGGAAAAATTCGTCTATAGTATTTAGCACAGGGCCATGGAATGGTATTGCATTTAGTTCTAGTCCTAATATTAAGCCAACTATATATTACACTTTCGGGTTTGTCATTAACCAGCAGGAAATTTACTTCAAATATGAGCTTAATGAGCCCCTGCCCACCAGGATTGTGATCAACCAGGCTGGGACGGTAGATCAACTAACATGGATTGAGCGCAGTCACAGCTGGTTACTCTACGTGGCAACACAATCTGATACTTGTGATCGTTTTTCTTTATGTGGTCCTTATGCTAGTTGCAACATCAATAACTCTCCTCCATGTGACTGTTTACAAGGTTTTGAACCTAG GTATCCTAATCAATGGTATGCAGCGGACTGGTCTAGTGGTTGTGTAAGGAGAACTCCTTTGGCTTGTAACCAAGATGGTTTTCTTAAATTGACGGGTATTAAGATGCCGAATTCTAGACACTCGTGGTATAATCAGAGCATGGACCTTGAAGGATGCAAAAAAATGTGCTTGGCTTATTGCAATTGTACAGCCTACTCAAATCTTGATGTTAGAAATGGCGGAAGTGGATGCTTACTCTGGTTTGGAGAACTCATTGATATTAGAGAGTTGAGCCACATTGAGCAAGACCTGTTCGTGAGAGTCGCTGCTTCAGAATTAG ACTCAGACGGGAATCGGAGGAGAAAGAGGTCAGCCCTGATTGCGATCATTTCAGCAGTGGTAGCAGCTTTTATCCTCAGCTTTGTAGCTTGGTTTTCCTTCCAAAGAAAGAACAGAAGAACAGAAAAATATACTAGAG GTGCAGAAGTTGGAAACGAAGATCCCGAGTTGCCATTGTTTGATTTAGTTACTGTTACTAGTGCCACTAAAAACTTCTCTTCTGCTAATGTGATTGGTGAGGGTGGCTTTGGACCAGTTTACAAG GGTATCCTACCAAATGGACAAGATATAGCAGTAAAGAGGCCATCAAAGTATTCTGGACAAGGCGTTCAAGAGTTAAAAAATGAAATCGTTCTCATTTCCAAGCTGCAGCACAGGAACCTTGTCAAGCTTTTGGGCTGTTGCCTTGAAGGAGAAGAAAGGATGCTAATCTATGAGTTTATGCCAAACACGAGCTTGGACTATTTCATTTTTG ATCCAAGCAGAGATCCCTCACTTCCATGGAAGAACCGCTTTGAAATTGCTATGGGAATATCTCGAGGTCTTCTTTATCTTCACCAGGACTCAAGATTTAGAATTATTCATAGAGACCTCAAGACCAGCAACATTTTATTAGATAGTGACTTGAATGCCAAAATTTCTGACTTCGGCCTTGCCAAAAGTTTTGGCGGAGACCAAATGGAAGGAAAAACTAAGAGAGTAATAGGGACATA A